The Microplitis demolitor isolate Queensland-Clemson2020A chromosome 8, iyMicDemo2.1a, whole genome shotgun sequence genome has a segment encoding these proteins:
- the LOC128668379 gene encoding uncharacterized protein LOC128668379: MSLQMKYLMQFLRNIEELPAVILDDAGGIEPLNGPPGIYERIEIIDFDGDEVADEDEVTCVYCLTNRPKVAVVPCNHLCLCLRCNFGRELQDAEHLRRNEFYQPLCPLCRGSFRSARQT; this comes from the exons ATGAGCCTccaaatgaaatatttaatgcagtttCTCAGGA acATTGAAGAATTACCAGCTGTAATACTCGATGATGCAGGTGGAATAGAACCTTTAAATGGTCCTCCTGGAATTTATGAAcggattgaaattattgactTTGATGGTGATGAGGTTGCTGATGAAGATGAAGTGACTTGTGTTTATTGTCTTACTAATCGTCCGAAGGTGGCGGTGGTCCCGTGTAATCATCTATGCCTGTGTCTTCGCTGTAATTTTGGCCGGGAATTACAGGATGCTGAGCATTTGagaagaaatgaattttatcaacCTTTGTGTCCTTTATGTCGAGGCTCATTCCGTTCAGCAAGACAAACGTAA
- the LOC128668405 gene encoding uncharacterized protein LOC128668405, producing the protein MIALRGQRHGTLRFLHNGHMYHHDARYESDEEEYICSLRTSMFRCRAAATVDDNGDVQVFGTHFHAPRFTAQELRRQQMILELKRRAMRSNEPPNEIFNAVSQEFDDIADIFNPAAGRMMIIRERRHHRPPMPATVNHVGPMLDRYLPAVEIYRGEVQGTDGSLAFIFGSQQMMERLNNVAELFIDGTFKAVPNQPRFCQLLIIHCRRLDVGLPALFILCERRTTAMYEAIWRFIVDRSPNIRNSLRFVSGDFERASIQAIRNEMPWTIFRGCWFHFTRAVTRRWRRLRLNRAPQIILHLTWVLPLVPSNLFRQGFEEIRRQANLAREEFPRVNFFITYLETFWLPQAERVSTRHSVIRTNNVAEAFNRQLIPRLGGGNLDLFLFIVREFSNCLTGILEKVREFQYQKSVTAMII; encoded by the exons ATGATTGCGCTTCGCGGACAGCGTCATGGGACTCTGAGATTCCTGCATAATGGACATATGTACCATCATGATGCCCGGTATGAATCCGATGAGGAGGAATATATCTGCTCCTTAAGGACGTCAATGTTTCGATGTCGAGCAGCCGCAACTGTAGATGACAACGGCGATGTGCAAGTCTTTGGTACTCATTTTCATGCACCACGGTTTACAGCACAGGAATTAAGAAGGCAACAAATGATTTTGGAGTTAAAGAGACGTGCAATGCGAAGCAATGAGCCTccaaatgaaatatttaatgcagtttCTCAGGA ATTTGATGATATTGCCGATATATTCAATCCTGCGGCTGGTCGTATGATGATAATTCGTGAACGGCGGCATCACCGCCCACCAATGCCTGCAACTGTTAACCACGTGGGACCAATGCTTGATCGTTATTTACCTGCGGTAGAAATCTATCGTGGTGAAGTCCAAGGAACAGACGGAAGTTTAGCCTTCATATTCGGATCTCAACAAATGATGGAGCGTTTAAATAACGTCGCAGAGTTGTTTATCGATGGAACATTTAAG gCTGTCCCAAACCAACCACGGTTCTGTCAGTTGTTAATCATTCACTGTCGGCGATTAGATGTG ggacTTCCTGCATTATTTATTCTCTGCGAGAGGAGAACTACCGCTATGTATGAAGCGATTTGGCGCTTTATCGTTGATAGATCACCTAATATCCGTAACAGCCTTCGATTTGTTTCTGGGGATTTCGAAAGGGCATCTATTCAAGCAATCCGCAATGAAATGCCGTGGACAATCTTTCGGGGTTGCTGGTTTCACTTTACTCGA GCTGTAACCAGGAGATGGCGACGACTCCGTTTAAACCGTGCTCCACAAATTATTTTGCACTTGACTTGGGTACTGCCTTTGGTTCcttctaatttatttagacaaGGTTTTGAAGAAATTAGACGTCAAGCTAATCTTGCCAGAGAAGAGTTTCCACGAGTAAATTTCTTCATCACATATCTTGAGACATTTTGGCTACCACAAGCTGAACGAGTATCTACTCGTCATTCGGTCATCCGCACAAATAATGTTGCGGAAGCGTTTAATCGCCAGCTCATTCCCAGATTAGGAGGCGGTAATCTggatttatttctatttattg TCAGGGAATTTTCGAATTGTTTAACTGGAATACTTGAAAAAGTCAGGGAATTTCAATATCAAAAATCTGTGACCGCTATGATTATTTAA
- the LOC128668436 gene encoding GATA zinc finger domain-containing protein 14-like has protein sequence NNNNIINNNNNNNNNNNNNNNNNNNNNNNNNNNNNNNHNNNNNHNNNNNNNNNNNNNNNNNNNNNKNNNNNNNNHNNNNNNNNNNNNNNNNNHNHNNNNNNNNNNNNNNNHNHNNNNNNNNNNNNNNHNHNNNNNNNNNHNHNNNNNNNNNNNHNNNHNHNHNNHNHNNNNNNNNNNNNNNNNNNNNNNNNNNNNNNNNNNNNNNNNNNNNNNNNNNNNNNNNNNNNNNNNNNNNNNNNNNNNNNNNNNNNNNNNNNNNNNNNNNNNNNNNNNNNNNNNNNN, from the exons aataataataatataattaataataataataataataataataataataataataataataataataataataataataataataataataataataataataataataatcataataataataataatcataataataataataataataataataataataataataataataataataataataataataataa aaataataataataataataataatcataataataataataataataataataataataataataataataataataatcataatcataataataataataataataataataataataataataataataatcataatcataataataataataataataataataataataataataataatcataatcataataataataataataataataataatcataatcataataataataataataataataataataataatcataataataatcataatcataatcataataatcataatcataataataataataataataataataataataataataataataataataataataataataataataataataataataataataataataataataataataataataataataataataataataataataataataataataataataataataataataataataataataataataataataataataataataataataataataataataataataataataataataataataataataataataataataataataataataataataataataataataataataataataataataataataataataataataataataataataataataat